From the genome of Pseudomonas migulae:
GCAAATTCAGTGGCTGCCGCGCCGGTTGTTGCGCCGGTAGTCGCTGCGGCAGTTGCACCCGTCGCTGCGGTTGTTGCTCCAGTTCCCGCACCCGTGCCTGAGCCGGTCGCGCCCGTTGTCGTGCCTGAACCGGTTGTCGTGCCCGAGCCCGTCGCGGTTGAAGTTGTCGTCGATCTGCCGTGGAACGACCCGGTAGAGCCTGAAGTCGTCCAGCAGCCAGCCGTCGAGCCGGTGCTGGAAACCGCCAGTGAACAACCCGAATTGCCGCCGATGCCGTTGCCGACGCCTGACAGCGTTGTGCCGGACGCGCCGGAATGGGCCGCTGCGCCCATCCCGGAACCGTCCGTAGCCGACGTCGACGCCGCGACACCGGGCATCGACCCCGACGACGAGCCGCCGCTGGATGAGGATTACATCGAGCCGGACATGGATTCGTCCTACAGTTACCTTGACGAACTGGCCAGCGAACATACCGCCGAGCCAGCGCCGGAGCCCGAGCCTGAACCGGCCGCCATGCCCGCCACAGGGCTGGCCCTGCAATGGCTGGAGCTGTTCCCGAAACTGCCGATTTCCGGCATGACCGGCAGCATCGCCGCCAACTGCACGCTGATCTCCGTCGAGGGCGACCATTGGCTGATGCACCTGGACCCGGCCCACAGCGCCTTGTTCAACGCGACCCAGCAGCGTCGTCTAAACGATGCGTTGAACCAGTTTCACGGGCGCACGTTGACCCTGAGCATGGAGCTGATCAAGCCTGAGCAGGAAACCCCGGCCCAGGCCTCATTCCGGCGCCGCGCAAACCGTCAGCGCGAGGCGGAGGAGTCGATCCACGGTGATCCGTTCATCCAGCAAATGATGCAGCAGTTCGGTGCGGTGGTCCGTAACGATACTATTGAACCTGTCGAAGCCCTGGTCAGTCAGGGCTAATAACTGAAGGCGTTCGGCCGCACGGGCCGGGCGCTGTTTTTATCCAAGTACTTTGAGGTGATTCCCATGATGAAAGGTGGCATGGCCGGCCTGATGAAGCAGGCACAGCAGATGCAGGAAAAAATGGCCAAGATGCAGGAAGAACTGGCCAACGCTGAAGTCACCGGCAAGGCCGGTGGCGATATGGTCACCGTGGTGATGACCGGTCGTCACGACGTTAAAAGCGTGACTATTGACCCAAGCCTGGTCGAAGGTCTGAGCGAAGACGACAAAGAGATGCTCGAAGCGGTTGTCGCCGCCGCCGTCAACGACGCCGTGCGCAAGATCGAAGCCAACAGCCAGGACAAAATGTCCGGCATGACCGCTGGCATGCAATTGCCACCGGGCATGAAGCTGCCATTCTGATTCGCCAAAGCGCGTCGGATGAGCTACAAAAAAATGCCAGGCATTGCGCCTGGCATTTTTGTTTCTGTCTGGTGGAGATGAAGTGCCTGTGAGGCCGCTTTCGCGGGCAAGCCTCGTTCCTACAGAGAATGTGATCCCCTGTAGGAGCGAGGCTTGCCCGCGAAGAAGTCGACGCGGTCCCGGACAGAAACATCGAACGCGACACCGCCACAACGGTCTGCTCCCCTATACCGCCGAATTCATCGATCAAAGGAGACGCTCACATGCCTGAAGCATTGACCCTCAACCAACGTATCGTCCTGGCGTCCCGCCCGGTTGGCGCGCCGACGCCAGAGAATTTCCGCCTGGAAAGGGAAGCGCTGCCGGACCTGGCCGACGGTCAGGTACTGCTCAAGACCCTTTACCTGTCACTGGACCCTTACATGCGCGGGCGCATGAGCGACGCTCCGTCCTACGCGGCGCCGGTAGAAATCGACGAGGTGATGACCGGTGGCGCTGTCAGCCGGGTCGAGCGTTCGATGAATCCCAAGTTTCATGAAGGTGATCTGGTCGTGGGTGCCACCGGGTGGCAGAGCCACAGCATCAGCGACGGTCGCAACATCATTCCGGTGCCGTCCGGGTTGCCGAGCCCGTCGATGGCACTGGGCGTGCTCGGCATGCCCGGGATGACCGCCTACATGGGCCTGATGGACATCGGCCAACCGCAGTCCGGCGAAACCCTGGTCGTCGCTGCGGCGTCCGGCGCCGTGGGTTCGGTGGTCGGCCAGGTGGCGAAAATCAAGGGCCTGCGGGTGGTCGGTGTGGCGGGCGGCGCGGACAAGTGCCGTTATGTGGTCGATGAGTTGGGCTTCGATGCCTGCATCGATCACAAAAGCCCGAATTTCGCCGAGGAACTGGCGCTGGCGTGTCCCCAGGGCATCGACATCTACTACGAGAACGTCGGTGGCAAGGTATTCGACGCGGTGGTGCCGTTGCTCAATCCCAAGGCCCGTATTCCGCTCTGCGGTTTGATCGCGTCGTACAACGCACACGAAGCCCCCACCGGCCCGGATCGCCTGCCGCAATTGCAGCGCACGTTGTTGACCAAGCGTGTGCGCATCCAGGGTTTCATCGTGTTTGATGACTACGGTGATCGTCAGCCGGAGTTTGTCAGCGCCATGGCACCGTGGGTGCGCGACGGCAAGGTGAAGTTCCGGGAAGACGTGGTCGATGGTCTGGAGAATGCACCCGAGGCGTTCATCGGTCTGCTGGAAGGACGCAACTTCGGCAAACTGGTGGTGCGGGTCGCTCAGGACTGAATAATTGACGCTCATTCGAGGCGCGGGTATAAACCGCGTCTCGTTGTTTTGTCGGACGTTTCCCCATGAGCTTCAGCCCTTTGATTCGCCAACTGATCGATGCCCTGCGAATTTTGCCAGGTGTGGGTCAGAAAACTGCCCAGCGCATGGCATTGCAGCTGCTCGAACGTGATCGCAGCGGTGGCTCGCGCCTGGCGTCGGCGTTGAGCCAGGCCATGGAAGGAGTAGGCCACTGCCGATTGTGCCGCACGCTGACCGAAGATGACCTGTGCCCGCAATGCGCCGATACCCGTCGCGACGACACGTTGCTGTGTGTGGTTGAAGGACCGATGGATGTCTACGCGGTGGAGCAGACCGGTTTCCGGGGGCGCTACTTCGTGCTCAAGGGGCACCTGTCGCCACTGGACGGACTCGGACCGGAAGCCATCGGGATTCCGCAGTTGCTGGCACGGATCGAAGAGGCGGGCACGTTTACTGAAGTCATTCTTGCGACCAACCCGACGGTCGAAGGTGAAGCCACGGCGCACTACATCGCCCAGTTGCTCAGCAACAAAGGCCTGATCGCTTCGCGCATTGCCCATGGCGTGCCGTTGGGTGGCGAGCTGGAGCTGGTGGATGGCGGGACGTTGGCGCATTCGTTTGCCGGGCGTAAACCGATTGCCCTCTGAAGTTATGGGGTGTCACAACTGATGCCATCGCGGGCAAGCCCGCGATGCAGGCGCCTCGGTTCATCTGATTCACACAATCCTGTTGAAAACCAAGCAAGCGCTCGGTTAACTTCGCTGAACCCCTCAGTGGAGTTCGCCGATGCCTGCCTTTCAGGAATACTTCGACCCCAGCCACCAATTGGTCCGTGACAGCGTCAGACGTTTCGTCGAGCGCGAGATTCTTCCGGATATCGACCAGTGGGAAGAGGCCGAAAGCTTTCCCCGCGAGCTTTACCTCAAGGCCGGTGCGGCGGGAATTCTTGGGATCGGTTACCCCGAAGCCCTGGGAGGCAGCCACGAAGGTGATCTGTTCGCCAAAATCGCCGCCAGCGAAGAGTTGATGCGCTGCGGCTCCGGCGGATTGGTGGCGGGGCTCGGCTCGCTGGACATCGGATTGCCGCCGATCCTCAAATGGGCCAGGCCCGACGTTCGAGATCGTGTCGTGCCGTCCGTGCTGAGCGGTGAGAAGATCAGCGCCCTGGCCGTGACCGAGCCCAGTGGCGGCTCCGATGTGGCCAACCTGCAAACCCGTGCCGTGCGCGAGGGCGACGTCTACCGGGTCAGTGGCAGCAAAACCTTTATAACCAGTGGCGTGCGCGCGGATTACTACACCGTCGCGGTGCGCACCGGCGAACCGGGTTTCGGCGGTATCAGCCTGCTGTTGGTCGAGAAGGGCACGCCGGGTTTCACCGTAGGCCGCCAATTGAAGAAAATGGGCTGGTGGGCGTCGGACACGGCCGAATTGTTCTTCGACGATTGCCGTGTACCCGTAGGCCATCTGATCGGCGCCGAGAACATGGGCTTTGCCTGCATCATGGGCAACTTCCAGAGTGAACGCCTGGCCTTGGCGCTGATGGCCAACATGACCGCGCAACTGGCGCTGGAAGAAAGCCTGAAGTGGGCTCGTCAGCGCGAGGCGTTCGGCAAACCCATCGGCAAGTTTCAGGTGCTCAAGCATCGCCTTGCGGAAATGGCGACGGCGCTGGAAGTGTCACGGGAGTTCACTTACCGGCAGGCGGCGAAAATGGCCGCCGGGCAGAGCGTGATCAAGGAGATTTCCATGGCGAAGAATTTTGCGACGGACACGGCGGATCGGATTACGAACGATGCGGTGCAAATTCTCGGTGGCCTGGGCTATATGCGCGAGAGTCTGGTGGAGCGGCTGTACCGCGATAATCGCATCTTGTCGATCGGTGGCGGGACGCGGGAAGTGATGAACGAGATTATCAGCAAGCAGATGGGGCTTTAATCGGCGGTGAAGCGGCTGACGCCTTCGCGAGCAAGCCCGCTCCCACATTTGATCCCTGCCGGATACAAGACTGGTGTACGCCGGAGATTAAAATGTGGGAGCGGGCTTGCTCGCGAAGGCGTCAATGCAGACGCTGCTTACTGATCGCTCAACGCAAACTGCGTCAGGCAGAAAGTAGGAATCCCCATGTCTTCCAGCCGCTGCGACCCACCCAACTCCGGCAGATCAATGATCGCCGCCGCTTCATGCACCCGCGCGCCCATGCGCCGAATCAGATTCGCCGCCGCAATCAGCGTGCCGCCAGTCGCGATCAAATCATCGAACATCACCACCGAGTCGCCGTCGCAAAGACTGTCGGCGTGCACTTCCAGGAAGGCTTCGCCATACTCGGTCGCATAACCCTCGGCGAGCACGTCGGCCGGCAGTTTGCCTTGCTTGCGAAACAGCACCAGTGGCTTGTTCAGCTGATAGGCCAGCACCGAACCGATCAGGAAACCACGGGCATCCATGGCGCCGATATGGGTGAAGTCGGCTTCGACGTAACGGTGGGCAAAGCTGTCCATCACCAGGCGCAGGGCCTTGGGCGACTGGAAGAGCGGGGTGATGTCGCGAAAGATGACGCCCGGTTTCGGGAAGTCGATCACAGGGCGGATCAGGGATTTGATGTCGAAGGAGTCGAAGGCCA
Proteins encoded in this window:
- a CDS encoding YbaB/EbfC family nucleoid-associated protein, which encodes MMKGGMAGLMKQAQQMQEKMAKMQEELANAEVTGKAGGDMVTVVMTGRHDVKSVTIDPSLVEGLSEDDKEMLEAVVAAAVNDAVRKIEANSQDKMSGMTAGMQLPPGMKLPF
- a CDS encoding adenine phosphoribosyltransferase gives rise to the protein MAFDSFDIKSLIRPVIDFPKPGVIFRDITPLFQSPKALRLVMDSFAHRYVEADFTHIGAMDARGFLIGSVLAYQLNKPLVLFRKQGKLPADVLAEGYATEYGEAFLEVHADSLCDGDSVVMFDDLIATGGTLIAAANLIRRMGARVHEAAAIIDLPELGGSQRLEDMGIPTFCLTQFALSDQ
- a CDS encoding acyl-CoA dehydrogenase family protein, whose product is MPAFQEYFDPSHQLVRDSVRRFVEREILPDIDQWEEAESFPRELYLKAGAAGILGIGYPEALGGSHEGDLFAKIAASEELMRCGSGGLVAGLGSLDIGLPPILKWARPDVRDRVVPSVLSGEKISALAVTEPSGGSDVANLQTRAVREGDVYRVSGSKTFITSGVRADYYTVAVRTGEPGFGGISLLLVEKGTPGFTVGRQLKKMGWWASDTAELFFDDCRVPVGHLIGAENMGFACIMGNFQSERLALALMANMTAQLALEESLKWARQREAFGKPIGKFQVLKHRLAEMATALEVSREFTYRQAAKMAAGQSVIKEISMAKNFATDTADRITNDAVQILGGLGYMRESLVERLYRDNRILSIGGGTREVMNEIISKQMGL
- the recR gene encoding recombination mediator RecR, whose product is MSFSPLIRQLIDALRILPGVGQKTAQRMALQLLERDRSGGSRLASALSQAMEGVGHCRLCRTLTEDDLCPQCADTRRDDTLLCVVEGPMDVYAVEQTGFRGRYFVLKGHLSPLDGLGPEAIGIPQLLARIEEAGTFTEVILATNPTVEGEATAHYIAQLLSNKGLIASRIAHGVPLGGELELVDGGTLAHSFAGRKPIAL
- a CDS encoding NADP-dependent oxidoreductase, producing the protein MPEALTLNQRIVLASRPVGAPTPENFRLEREALPDLADGQVLLKTLYLSLDPYMRGRMSDAPSYAAPVEIDEVMTGGAVSRVERSMNPKFHEGDLVVGATGWQSHSISDGRNIIPVPSGLPSPSMALGVLGMPGMTAYMGLMDIGQPQSGETLVVAAASGAVGSVVGQVAKIKGLRVVGVAGGADKCRYVVDELGFDACIDHKSPNFAEELALACPQGIDIYYENVGGKVFDAVVPLLNPKARIPLCGLIASYNAHEAPTGPDRLPQLQRTLLTKRVRIQGFIVFDDYGDRQPEFVSAMAPWVRDGKVKFREDVVDGLENAPEAFIGLLEGRNFGKLVVRVAQD